CATCAGCCTTTCCGATCCCGAGCTCGACGTCGGGCGCCTGGATACCCGGCCAGCCGGCTATTACAAAGCTCGCGTCAGATTTCCCGGATATCTCCTCAACACGGGCACCTTTTACGTGCGATTGGGCATATCGAGCCGGTTCTCGATCTATTCCGTCGCCGAGGGTATCCGGTTCGACGTGGAGGACAATGTCGGAATTATCCAGATGCTGGGCCAGCAACGAAAGCCGTCGATTTCGGCGATCCAATTGCCCTGGGAGATAGAAAAGCTCTTCCTGCGCAATTCTGAAGGTGTTTTGAAATGAAGAGAGCGCTTGTCACTGGGGCGGATGGATTTATCGGCTCTCATCTTATCGAGACGCTGGTCAGGTCGGGCGTCGAAGTTCGCGCCCTTTGCCAGTACAACTCGTTTTCCAGCTGGGGTTGGCTTGACCAGTCTGAATACCGCGGCCAATTCGAGGTGATCCTTGGAGACGTCCGCGATCCGGCGCAGATGCGCTCCGTCGCCAAAGGCGTCGATACGGTTTTCCATCTCGCCGCTCTGATCGCTATACCCTATTCCTATCAGGCCCCGTCGAGCTACATCGATACCAATGTGCATGGGACGCTGAACGTTCTTCAAGGGGCTCTCGACGCCGGCGTGGGAAGAGTGATCCAGACATCGACGAGCGAGGTCTACGGGACGGCGCGTTTTGTGCCGATCAGCGAAAGCCATCCCCTGCAGGCGCAGTCGCCCTATTCGGCTTCCAAGATCGGTGCCGATGCGATTGCCTACAGCTACCATTCGAGCTTTGATCTGCCGGTGACGATCGCACGGCCTTTCAACACGTTCGGCCCGAGACAATCTGCAAGGGCGGTTATTCCGACCGTGATTTCGCAGCTTCTGAGCGGACGAACGTCGTTGAAACTCGGCGCGCTCTCACCGACGCGGGATTTCAATTACGTGCAGGATACGTGCGACGGCTTTTTGGCACTCGCCGCTTGCGACCAAGCCGTCGGCCAGACGGTCAATATCGGCTCCGGCAGCGAGATATCGATCGGCGAAACCGTTCAGCTCATCGCCGACATCATTGGCGTCAGCGTAGAGATCGAATGCGACGAGCAGCGTTTGCGTCCGGCAAACAGTGAAGTGGAACGCTTGTGCTGTGACAACAGCCTGATCAAGTCTCTGACGGGATTTTCGCCGCGTTACAGCTTGGAAGATGGTTTGAAGGCAACGATCGAATGGCTGCGTCAGCCGCAGAATCTGGCGCGGTATAAGGCGGATATTTTCAATGTCTAGGCGCGCAGTCATTCTGGCGGGGGGAATGGGAACGCGGTTGCGGCCCTATACCGTCGTCCTTCCAAAACCTCTGATGCCGATCGGCGATTATCCTATTCTTGAGGTGATCATCCGTCAGCTGATATCACGCGGCTTTCAGCACATCACGCTTGCCGTCAACCATCAGGCCGAATTGATCAAGGCGTTTTTCCAGGATGGGGACAAGTGGGGCGTACGCATCGACTATTCGCTGGAGGACGAGCCGCTTGGTACGATGGGTCCGCTACGGTTGATCAAGGATCTGCCTGATAATTTTCTGGTGATGAACGGAGACATCCTGACGGACCTGAATTATGCCGATTTTCATGACGGTCATGTCCGCGACGGCAATATATTCACAATCTCGTCCAAAACACGTCAGCATCGCATAGATTACGGCGTTCTTGATACCAGCGAGGCAGGACGCCTGACCGGCTTCCGGGAGAAGCCGACGGCCGAGTATAAGGTCAGCATGGGCGTCTACATGGTGTCTTCGAGGGCAGTAGAGCACATACCGCAACGCGGCGCTTACGGCTTTGACCAGCTGATGCTCGATCTCCTTGCGGCAGACAAGCCGGCCACGGTGCGCGATTTTCAAGGCTATTGGCTCGATATCGGACGCCCCGACGATTATGCATTGGCGATCGAGCAGTTCGAAACCATGAAATCCAGGTTCTTGAATGGTTGATGCCATCGTCACCGGTGCGGGCGGTTTTCTCGGCAAGCGTCTGGTCGAGCGGCTTGAACAGGCCGGCGTTGACGTGCTTGCGCTTGACCGAACGCACGGCGACATAGCCGAAGAACGCCTCTGGCAGGAACTGCCGGCGGCGCGCACGCTGTTTCATCTTGCCGGCAGGACATTTGTGCCGGATAGCTGGACACAGGGCCCGAGCTTCATGGCTGCCAATGTGCTTGGTACGCAACATGCTTTGAACTGGTGCAAGCGACATAAGGCCAAGCTCATATTCGCAAGTGCCTATGTTTATGGGGTGCCGGAGCGACTGCCGATCCACGAAAGCGATCCGGCCAGGCCGAACAATCCCTACGCACTTTCCAAACACCTTGCCGAACAACTCTGTGAGTTTGCTGCCACACACGAGCAGATACCAGTGGTGGTATTGCGCCTTTTCAATATATATGGCGCTGGGCAGCGGCCCGAATTTCTGATCCCTATGCTTCTGGAGCAGATAAGGGCGAAGCAGGAAATAAAGGTTCTGGATCTGAGCCCGCGGCGTGACTATGTATTCGTTGACGATGTGCTGAGCGCCTTTGCCAAGGCGATGGACGTTTTGGAAGGCTATCATTGCATTAATATCGGCTCCGGGACATCGCATTCGGTGCAGGAAATAATCGATATCTTGCAGGAGACCGCCGGCACTCATCTACCTGTGGTGTCGTCTTGCGCTGTTCGGCGGAATGAAATACCTGACGTGCGGGCCGATATTGCGCGGGCTCGTGCCATTCTTGGATGGTGGCCGGAATGGGATCTGCCGGCCGGGATCCGCGCGATGATGAAGGAGTCGTAAATTGAACGAGCGTTACGTTCCGATCAACAAGGGCAACTACTCGATGGACACGGACGAGCGCGAAGCCGCGTTCGACAGATTCCGTGGCGAAGGGTGGGAAGCCGAATACGCGGACTACCGTCGCAAATGGTCGGAATATGCCCTGAACCAGCAGGTTTCGGATTACCCGCTGTTGGTCGATCTCGAGCTGGCGTCGATCTGCAATCTGCGTTGCCCGATGTGCTACACGATCAGCGACGAGTTCAAGAAAAACGTCAACACGACCCGGATGGACTGGGATCTCTATTGCCGCATCATCGATGAGATCGGCGGCAAGGTTCCTGCGATCCGTCTGTCGCTGCGCGGCGAAGCTACGCTGCACAAGCGCTTCGCCGACTGCGTGCGCTACGCCAAGGATCACGGGATCAAGGAAGTCTCGACCCTCACGCACGGCTTCAAACTCAACAGGGACTATTTCGCTGAGCTCGTCGATGCCGGCATCGACTGGATTACTATTTCGATCGACGGCACCGGTGAGACCTACGAGAAGATACGCAAGCCAATCAAGTTCCAGGCTCTACTCGACAAGATCAAGGACATAAAGAAGTACAAGGAGGAGCGCGGTCTCCATCGTCCTGTTATCAAGGTGCAGGGCATCTGGCCGGCGATCCGGGAAAATCCTGATCTCTATTACGAGACCCTTGCGCCTTATGTCGATCTTGTGGCCTTTAATCCGCTGATCGACTATCTCGGAAACGATTCAGACGTTCAATATCTTGATAACTTCACCTGCCCACAGCAATATCAGCGCCTCGTTATTGGCGCCGATGGGCTTGTAATGAAGTGCTCGAACGACGAGGAAAATCGCGAGGTCATCGGCGATGCCAATGCCGAGACGGTCCATCAGATTTGGCACGGCGAAAAAATGAATGCGGTCCGCGCCTTGCACAAAGAACCGCAGGGCTTCTTGAAAAGCGAAGTATGCCGCCGTTGCTACCTGCCTCGCCTGACGGATGATGAGCCGACCGAAATCTGCGGCCGGAAAGTGATCGTCCGAAATTACGTCGACCGGGCTCAGGAAATCGGAAAATAGAGAAGCAGCCGGAGTTGGCGCGGGATGACGTCGCACAGAGCCGACTGAGCTGCGCTACCACTAGTCGCATGCCGGCTGCATAGCGCATTGCAGGAGTAGCAGATGTTCCGGAACTACCGACCTGACCGGTGTTACATCATCGCCGAGATCGGCGGGAATTTTACGACTTTTGATCAGGCAAGACAGCTGATCGACGAGGCGAAGTCGTCCGGCGTGGACGCGGTGAAGCTTCAGACTTACAAGGCTGAAACGCTTTCAAGCCGGCATGCGATGTTCGATATGGAAAATACCGGCGTTACCTCCCAGTTTGAACTCTTCCGCAAGTATGAAATCGGACACGAGCTGCATGAAGCTGTCTTCCGTTATGCCGAGAGCCACGGACTGGACTGGTTTTCATCGCCATCCCATGAAAGCGACGTGGATTTGCTGGAAAAGTGTGGCGTAGGTGCTCACAAGGTCGGATCCGACGACGCGGTAAACCTTCCCTTTCTCCGCTATTTGGCTAAGACCGGGAAGCCAATCCTGCTGTCGACCGGAATGAGCACTCTCGACGAGGTGCGCGAATCCGTCGAGACGATCAAGGCGGCGGGTAACGATAAACTTATTCTGCTGCATGCCATTACCAGCTATCCCACCCATCCCGAGAATGTGAATCTGCTGGCAATGCAGACTATGATGCAGACCTTTCCCGACCTGGACGTCGGTTATTCCGACCACACGTTGACGCCGGTCGCCAGTCTTTGCGCTGCGGCGATGGGCGCACGGGTGATAGAACGCCACTTCACCTACGATAAGAACGCCGACGGCCCCGACCACATGCTTTCCGCCGATCCAGCGGAGATGAAGTGGCTGGTCGAGGCAATCAGGGCTTTCGAAATCATGCGTGGCAGCGGACGCAAGGAGCCGGCCGCAAGCGAAGCAACGACAAGACTCAACAACCGCAAGAGCGTCGTTCTGCAACGCTCGCTAACGGCCGGCGACATCATTTCGGCCGGCGATATTGCCGTGAAGCGTCCCGGTAGAGGCATTGAACCCAAACACTTTGAAGACCTTGTCGGGCGGAGGGTCGCTCGAGACCTTGAGGTCGACTCGCTGCTGCAGTGGAGCGATCTGGCGTGACGCTTGGGATAATTATCCAGGCACGAATGGGCTCGACCCGGTTGCCGGGAAAGGTGCTTCGCGACATTTCCGGCAGGCCGCTTCTTGGCCATGTCCTGGGCAGGCTTCAGATGTTGAAGCGGCCGGCCAGGATTGTCGTAGCGACATCATCGGCCGTCGAGAACGATGCTATTGACGCCTGGTGCCTTGAGCGCAGCGTCAGCTGCTTTCGCGGCGACGAAACCGACGTCCTCGATCGCTATTTCCAATGCGCGAAATCATTTGGAATGTCTGACATCGTTCGATTGACCGCAGATAATCCTTTCACGGATATCGAGGAGCTCGAAAGGCTTATCGATCTGCATCAGAGGCAGAGATACGACTATACGCATGCGTTCGGCCAGCTGCCGATTGGCGTGGGCGCTGAGATATTTACGCTCGAAGCGCTGTCACGCAGTCATCGCGAGGGAAAGTTGCCGCACCATCGCGAGCACGTGAACGAGTACTTCACCGACCAACCGGAGTTGTTCAATATCGGCCAACTCGATGTTCCCCCAACCAAAATCTCTCCGAGCCTGCGTCTGACGGTGGACACGGAGGAGGATTGGAAACGCGCTTGTGCGCTCGCCGCACTGGCGAACGAGGGTTGGCTTGGCACGGAAGAAGCGATCAGGCTATGTTCGTCTTCTGCATAGAGAGCTCGCATACACGCGGCATGGGCCATCTGTTCCGGTCTTTGACGCTCGCAGCCGAACTGCGCGCGCGCGGTCGTCCGGTCCGATTTCTGGCGAACGATCATCCGAACTCGCTGAAGATCATCCGCGAGCGCGGCTTTGACGTGGGGCTTTACGATCTCGCCTCGGTGACGGGATGGGAGAACAGCTTCCTCGAACCCGCCGCAGCGGCTCCAGTCTGGATTAACGACCGCCTCGACACGCAGCGATCCCACAGCGAGGCGATCAAGCGTTTGGGCGTCAGGCTTGTTACCTTCGACGATCGTGGTGACGGCGCAGAACTTGCAGACATCAACATCTGCGCTCTGATGTTTGAAAAGACCGAGTATCTCAAGGGCAAGGATGTTCGGCTGGGATTGGAGTACATGATCCTCAATCCTGAAATCGCGGCGTTTCGCAGGCTTCGGCAAAGCCTCGCATCGATACTTGTGACGCTCGGAGGCGCCGATACCTACGGCGTGACCGCCCGTGTCGCCAAATGGCTGAGGGACAAGCCGTTTGCCGTCACCATCGTCACGGGCCCGAGCTTCCAGCACATGGCGGAACTTGAAGAAGTCATCTCGGCCGCGTCACCGGGCCGGTTCACGCTACTCAACCAGGTGCCGTCGCTGGCCGCGGAGATGCATCGACATGATCTGGCGATTACCGGTGGCGGCATTACCCCATTCGAGGCCTGCGCGGCTGGGCTGCCCTGTGTGGTGATCGCCAACGAGCCTTTTGAAATCCCCGTCGGACATGCGCTTGAGAAGCTGGGAGCGGCGTTTTTTGCCGGGCATCACTCGGCATTCGATCTCGGTATTCTGGAAACGGCAATTCCCATCAGGGCCATGAGCGAGATCGCCATGACCAAGGTTGGTCTTGGCGGGGTCGGGCGTGTTGCCGATTTGCTGGAGAGATTGGCTGCATGACCATCACGGCGGTTATTCATCAGCCGGATTTTGCTTCATATCTCGGCTTTTTTCAGCGGTTCCTGAACGCCAACCTCTATATCGTTCTGGACCATGTGCAGTTCGTCCATGGTACGAGCAAAAGCTGGACGCATCGTGACAAGATAAAGACGGCGCAAGGCGATCGGTGGCTCACCGTCGGCATCAGAAAGCCGAGTTTGGGCACTGCAATCAATGCGGTGGAACTGGCGCCCGGCACCGGATGGATAGACCAGAACCTTTCGCTGCTTCGCGAAAACTATCGAAAGTCCGCCGGTTGGAGCGAAGTCTTTCCCCGCATCGAAGCCCTCTACGGCAAGCGGTTCGAGCTGCTGGCCGATTTCAACATGCATTTCCTGGAAGGTATTCTGGATATGCTTGAAATCACGATGCCGACGGTGCGATCGAGCACATTAAGTCCGGAAGGGCATAGGAACGAATTGCTTGTCGAACTGCTGCGCAAAGTGGGAGCAACACGTTATCTCTCAGGCCTGGGGGCGCGCGACTATATGCGGCCGGATGTGTTCGAGGCAGCCGGAATTGAGATCGAATGGCAGCATTTCGTCCATCCGGTTTATCCACAGCCCTTCGGCGAGTTCATGCCCTATCTCAGCATCCTCGACACACTGCTGAATTGTGGTATTGCAGGCACGCGTGACCTGCTCTGGAGTTGCAAATGAATATTCTCGCGATCGGTGCCCATTTTGACGACGTGGAACTGGGCTGTGGCGGTGCACTGGCACGCCATGCTGCAAACGGCGACACGGTTTACGTCTATGTCGCGACCGTATCGGGCTTTTCAAACCAGTATGATCAGTCCGTGCGCAGCAGCGAGGTCGCCAGAGCGGAAGCGGATGCGGCGATGGAAATTCTCGGCGTCCAGAAAATGTTTTGCGGCGAGTTCAAAACGCTCCAGATCGAATTCGTCGATCCGCTGAATATCGAGATCCTCAAGCTCGTGCAGGATCTGAAGATCGATATGGTCTATACCCACTGGGTCGGCGACATCCACCATGATCATCTGGCCCTGTCGCGCGCATCGCTGCACAGCTGCCGCCACGTACCCCGCCTCTTGATGTACCGCAGCAACTGGTATCATTCGACGGTGGATTTCAGGGGGAATTTCTACGTCGACATCACCTCCCATTGGGACCAGAAGGAAAAGGCAATCCTTGCCCACGAATCCGAGATGGAGCGCACGGGGCGGAAATGGGTGAGCTTCTTCCGCAATGAAGCCGAGAACGCCGGCCAGCGCATCGGTGTAAAATACGCCGAAGTCTTCGAGGTCGTGAAGTGGCTGCAGCCGTGAGGAAAATAATGACTCTCGCCTCTATGCTGCTTCCATACGGTGTGCATGAATTGAGGCGGAGGCACAGACAGCGGGTTCAGCTCTCGAAACCGATGCTGGAGGCCTTGAGAGCCAACGAAGAACTAGCGGGATGCCATCAAGGCCGGCGCTGTTTCATATTGGCCAATGGTCCGAGCGTGAAATCTCTGGATCTGACGGTGCTTGAGGGTGAAACCGTTATAAGCGTGTCAAATGGCTATCTTCATGGCCATTTTATGCGCTTCGCACCGAAATATCACATCGTTCCACAGATTACATATGGCACCATGACTGAAGATCAGGTCGCGCGCTGGTTCACTGAGATGCATGAAAATATTGGTGAGGCAGAACTGTTTCTCAATGAGACTGAAGCTGGCATCGTCGCCGAGCGCAATCTTTTTGCCGGCCGGAAAGTGCGTTACGTGGCCCTTCGCACGAATATTGACGAAGTCACCGACACATCCATCATCGATATCGCGAAGCCGATCCCCCGAATCGATTCGGTGCCAGTGTTGGCTTTGATGATCGCCTTGCATATGGGCTTCAAGAATATCATCCTGCTTGGCGTCGATCACGACAGTTGGAGGAGCGGATATTATACCTATGCCTTCGATTTGAAGGCACAGGCCGACATGGATTACTCGGTGACATCAGATGGAAAGATCCTGTCTTCCAACTACGACACATTCCAAAGCCTTGCCCGCCTCTGGCGCCAATATCGCAGGCTGGGGATGATTGCCTCCGCCAATGGCGTCCGGATAATAAATGGAGGCATAGGTGGCGAGCTCGATGAATTCGAAAGGATTCCGCTGAAACTGCTGCTCTCGCCAGACAAGGTGCAGTGATAATGCGCGCTCGTCTTTCTTCGCTGGTGCGCCGGTTTCTTAAGCATCGACGTCCATCTGGCCTTCAAACCCAAACTGGGTACATCGGTGAGTTCACCACCTGGGAAGAAGCAGAGGCGGGCTTGGCTGGCTATTCGGATCCGAACATCGCCCAAAGAGTTGCTTATGGCACGACCGAAGTCTTGAACGGACGCAAGGCTTACGAACGCGATTCGATTACGTTCGAGACCAGACAATATGCCTTCCCGATCGCAACTGCCCTATTATGGGCCTCACGTGCGCGCGCGGCGCTTAACGTTCTTGATTTCGGGGGTGGCCTCGGGACGACTTATTTCCAAAACCGGCCCTTCCTGCAGGCCGTGTCTCAGGTGAGCTGGGTGATCGTTGAGCAACAGACATTTGTTGAACAAGGAAAACATCTATTCCGAGATAGCCAAGTCAGCTTCTGTTCTGATATGCGCGAAGCCTTGGCGACGGAGATCCCGGATGTAGTCCTTTTCTCTAGTTCCCTTCAATACGTCGAGAGGCCTTACGATATGCTGGAGGCCATAAAAGCCTCAAAGGTTCCGATGGTCGTATTTGACAGAACGCTGTTTTCAGGCCGCTTAAACGACGTCCTCACGCGCCAATATGTTTCGGCCGATATATTCTCGGCCGTCATACCGACATGGATTTTCAGTGAATCCAAGTTTTTGAATTACATGGCGTCGAACTACACGCTAGTTTCAAAATTTCCGGCGTCCTGTTCCACGGTCGAAAATGATCGAGAAAATCGGAGCCTGCAGGAGTCCGGTTATTTGTTCGTCCTGACCGGTTCGCAATACGATATTGCCCTGCAGTCGCCCATAATCAGCGAGAATTAACTATGAGTTCGTTGCAAAAGCATTCCCAATCCTGCCCATTGTGTGCGGGAAAGCAAATCGGCTTGCATCGCTGGTTCGACGTGGACGCGTTGAAAGCCGATTGGCAGAAGGGGTTTGGCTTTGAACCGTTCAGTCGGCTTGGCATTGAGGGCGTAGCGCATCAGTTTCGGTGTTTCGACTGTGACCTTAGATTTTTCGATCCGGCGACGACGCTGGCCGGAGACGGTGAGTTTTATAATGAACTTTCGAGCCGTTTTTCCTGGTACTACGAGAAGGACAAATGGGAGTTTGACGTCGCGGCGCAAATTCTCGCCGGCCTAGACGGGATAAAGAGCGTGTTGGAGGTCGGCTGCGGTCAGGGCCATTTCCTCGTTCGAATCAAGAATCGCTACGAGGTGAAGGGCCTGGAATTCAACCCGCAGGCGATTGCCGATTGCAAAGCCATCGGCCTGGACGTTACGAGCGAGGAGATGGCGACGCTGGGTGAAGGCAGTTTCGACGTTGTTTCGGCTTTCGAGGTCCTGGAGCATTTGCCTGCGCCACGTGAATTCATTGAACAGTCTCTGCGGCTTTTAAGGCCGGGTGGCTACCTGTTGTTCGCAGTGCCTGATCCGGAAGGATATTTCACAGAGGCCGAAAAAGTCCTCCTCGATATGCCCCCACACCATGTAATGGGGTTTTCGAAGAAAGCGTTCAAGAAGATGGAAGCCCTCTTCTCTCTCCAGTTGGAGCAGGTCCATCAAGAGCCTCTTCGCTTTGCGCATTATAGATCCTATTTAGGCAATTTCCTTGCTCCTCCGCCTCCGCCGCGGAAGCCGAGTTTTCTCGATCGCGTCCTTTATCGATTGTTTGGCTATCAGAATGAGCGTGATGTCGAATTAAAGAGGCTCGGCGAGAAGATAACGGAAATGCAAATGGCAACGTCCTTTCAGAGTGCCAAAGACAAGCTGGTCGGTCAAACGCATCTTGTCCTGTTTCAAAAGCAATAGGTACTCACGCTGAAATGATCGTGTATGTCCTGATCCCGGTTTTCAATCGTCTCGAACACACAAGGCGTGTCCTTGCTTCTCTGCGTGCTCAAGGCATTGCAGCGAAATTGAGGATCATAGTCGTCAACGACGGTTCGACCGATGGAACCGCAGAATACCTGCAATCGCAGAGGGATGTGACCGAAATTCGAGGGGACGGTAATCTCTGGTGGGGCGGCGCCATGGAGGAAGGACTGAAACATGTGCTTCCCGCCTGCCAACCGGCTGACTACATCCTGTTTCTGAACAACGATACCTGGTTTGACGACAATTTCGTCGAAACCCTGGTGCAAGTGTCTAAAGAAAATGGCGGGGCTGCAGTCGGAAGTGTCATCCATGAAGAGGGGCTGGATCCGCCCCTTGTCAGTATTGGGGCGAAGGTCAACATCAATCGGCTTGCCGTCTGGGATCTGCTTTCGGAATTGAGCGAAACGGAAAAACGGTCGCCTGACAGCCAATATCGCGTCGATGCATTGAGTGGCCGAGGAACGCTTTACCCGGCGCTCCTGTTTCGGAGACATGGCCGCATGCGTCCGCACCTTCTGCCGCATTACATGGCTGACTACGAAATCGCTATGCGCTTCGCGCGTGCCGGAGTGCCGTTGGTTGTCAGCAGCAGAGCAATCGTCTATTCGCCTCCGGTATATGGAAACGACGCGTCCAGCCTTTCATGGCGAAAGCGGTTGTTTGGCAGGCGTTCGGCTCACAACGTGGTTCAGCGTCTTATTTTTTACTCGCTTGTCGGGTCACCGGTGCAACGCATGACTGCGCCGATCCGTATGGCGCATTTCTCGTGCAGCCGCGCGTTTTCGACGTGGAGGTCATTGGCGAAACGAAAGGAAGGAACGATATGAGCGGCGGCCAGCATCAGCAGTGCATCGCGTGCGGATCGAAAATGCAAACCTTTATCGAGCACATCAGCGATGATCGATACGGCTGCCCAGGCGTCTACTCGATAGACCGATGCGTTTCGTGCGGTCACATGTCGACTGCGCCACGGCTGACGGAAGAAGATCTCCCTGCGCTTTACAGCAATTATTATCCCCGTCGGGAGATCGATTTTGATGCGCTGGAAAAAGAGGCTGCGCTCGTCGAAAGACCGCTCGCCGGATTTCGTCGATGGATAGCCGGT
This Rhizobium sp. NZLR1 DNA region includes the following protein-coding sequences:
- a CDS encoding NAD-dependent 4,6-dehydratase LegB; amino-acid sequence: MKRALVTGADGFIGSHLIETLVRSGVEVRALCQYNSFSSWGWLDQSEYRGQFEVILGDVRDPAQMRSVAKGVDTVFHLAALIAIPYSYQAPSSYIDTNVHGTLNVLQGALDAGVGRVIQTSTSEVYGTARFVPISESHPLQAQSPYSASKIGADAIAYSYHSSFDLPVTIARPFNTFGPRQSARAVIPTVISQLLSGRTSLKLGALSPTRDFNYVQDTCDGFLALAACDQAVGQTVNIGSGSEISIGETVQLIADIIGVSVEIECDEQRLRPANSEVERLCCDNSLIKSLTGFSPRYSLEDGLKATIEWLRQPQNLARYKADIFNV
- a CDS encoding nucleotidyltransferase family protein; this translates as MSRRAVILAGGMGTRLRPYTVVLPKPLMPIGDYPILEVIIRQLISRGFQHITLAVNHQAELIKAFFQDGDKWGVRIDYSLEDEPLGTMGPLRLIKDLPDNFLVMNGDILTDLNYADFHDGHVRDGNIFTISSKTRQHRIDYGVLDTSEAGRLTGFREKPTAEYKVSMGVYMVSSRAVEHIPQRGAYGFDQLMLDLLAADKPATVRDFQGYWLDIGRPDDYALAIEQFETMKSRFLNG
- a CDS encoding NAD(P)-dependent oxidoreductase → MVDAIVTGAGGFLGKRLVERLEQAGVDVLALDRTHGDIAEERLWQELPAARTLFHLAGRTFVPDSWTQGPSFMAANVLGTQHALNWCKRHKAKLIFASAYVYGVPERLPIHESDPARPNNPYALSKHLAEQLCEFAATHEQIPVVVLRLFNIYGAGQRPEFLIPMLLEQIRAKQEIKVLDLSPRRDYVFVDDVLSAFAKAMDVLEGYHCINIGSGTSHSVQEIIDILQETAGTHLPVVSSCAVRRNEIPDVRADIARARAILGWWPEWDLPAGIRAMMKES
- a CDS encoding radical SAM protein, whose protein sequence is MNERYVPINKGNYSMDTDEREAAFDRFRGEGWEAEYADYRRKWSEYALNQQVSDYPLLVDLELASICNLRCPMCYTISDEFKKNVNTTRMDWDLYCRIIDEIGGKVPAIRLSLRGEATLHKRFADCVRYAKDHGIKEVSTLTHGFKLNRDYFAELVDAGIDWITISIDGTGETYEKIRKPIKFQALLDKIKDIKKYKEERGLHRPVIKVQGIWPAIRENPDLYYETLAPYVDLVAFNPLIDYLGNDSDVQYLDNFTCPQQYQRLVIGADGLVMKCSNDEENREVIGDANAETVHQIWHGEKMNAVRALHKEPQGFLKSEVCRRCYLPRLTDDEPTEICGRKVIVRNYVDRAQEIGK
- a CDS encoding N-acetylneuraminate synthase family protein encodes the protein MFRNYRPDRCYIIAEIGGNFTTFDQARQLIDEAKSSGVDAVKLQTYKAETLSSRHAMFDMENTGVTSQFELFRKYEIGHELHEAVFRYAESHGLDWFSSPSHESDVDLLEKCGVGAHKVGSDDAVNLPFLRYLAKTGKPILLSTGMSTLDEVRESVETIKAAGNDKLILLHAITSYPTHPENVNLLAMQTMMQTFPDLDVGYSDHTLTPVASLCAAAMGARVIERHFTYDKNADGPDHMLSADPAEMKWLVEAIRAFEIMRGSGRKEPAASEATTRLNNRKSVVLQRSLTAGDIISAGDIAVKRPGRGIEPKHFEDLVGRRVARDLEVDSLLQWSDLA
- a CDS encoding glycosyltransferase family protein, which gives rise to MTLGIIIQARMGSTRLPGKVLRDISGRPLLGHVLGRLQMLKRPARIVVATSSAVENDAIDAWCLERSVSCFRGDETDVLDRYFQCAKSFGMSDIVRLTADNPFTDIEELERLIDLHQRQRYDYTHAFGQLPIGVGAEIFTLEALSRSHREGKLPHHREHVNEYFTDQPELFNIGQLDVPPTKISPSLRLTVDTEEDWKRACALAALANEGWLGTEEAIRLCSSSA
- a CDS encoding glycosyl transferase; the protein is MFVFCIESSHTRGMGHLFRSLTLAAELRARGRPVRFLANDHPNSLKIIRERGFDVGLYDLASVTGWENSFLEPAAAAPVWINDRLDTQRSHSEAIKRLGVRLVTFDDRGDGAELADINICALMFEKTEYLKGKDVRLGLEYMILNPEIAAFRRLRQSLASILVTLGGADTYGVTARVAKWLRDKPFAVTIVTGPSFQHMAELEEVISAASPGRFTLLNQVPSLAAEMHRHDLAITGGGITPFEACAAGLPCVVIANEPFEIPVGHALEKLGAAFFAGHHSAFDLGILETAIPIRAMSEIAMTKVGLGGVGRVADLLERLAA
- a CDS encoding WbqC family protein, whose amino-acid sequence is MTITAVIHQPDFASYLGFFQRFLNANLYIVLDHVQFVHGTSKSWTHRDKIKTAQGDRWLTVGIRKPSLGTAINAVELAPGTGWIDQNLSLLRENYRKSAGWSEVFPRIEALYGKRFELLADFNMHFLEGILDMLEITMPTVRSSTLSPEGHRNELLVELLRKVGATRYLSGLGARDYMRPDVFEAAGIEIEWQHFVHPVYPQPFGEFMPYLSILDTLLNCGIAGTRDLLWSCK
- a CDS encoding PIG-L deacetylase family protein; translated protein: MNILAIGAHFDDVELGCGGALARHAANGDTVYVYVATVSGFSNQYDQSVRSSEVARAEADAAMEILGVQKMFCGEFKTLQIEFVDPLNIEILKLVQDLKIDMVYTHWVGDIHHDHLALSRASLHSCRHVPRLLMYRSNWYHSTVDFRGNFYVDITSHWDQKEKAILAHESEMERTGRKWVSFFRNEAENAGQRIGVKYAEVFEVVKWLQP
- a CDS encoding methyltransferase, TIGR04325 family, coding for MRARLSSLVRRFLKHRRPSGLQTQTGYIGEFTTWEEAEAGLAGYSDPNIAQRVAYGTTEVLNGRKAYERDSITFETRQYAFPIATALLWASRARAALNVLDFGGGLGTTYFQNRPFLQAVSQVSWVIVEQQTFVEQGKHLFRDSQVSFCSDMREALATEIPDVVLFSSSLQYVERPYDMLEAIKASKVPMVVFDRTLFSGRLNDVLTRQYVSADIFSAVIPTWIFSESKFLNYMASNYTLVSKFPASCSTVENDRENRSLQESGYLFVLTGSQYDIALQSPIISEN
- a CDS encoding class I SAM-dependent methyltransferase, whose protein sequence is MSSLQKHSQSCPLCAGKQIGLHRWFDVDALKADWQKGFGFEPFSRLGIEGVAHQFRCFDCDLRFFDPATTLAGDGEFYNELSSRFSWYYEKDKWEFDVAAQILAGLDGIKSVLEVGCGQGHFLVRIKNRYEVKGLEFNPQAIADCKAIGLDVTSEEMATLGEGSFDVVSAFEVLEHLPAPREFIEQSLRLLRPGGYLLFAVPDPEGYFTEAEKVLLDMPPHHVMGFSKKAFKKMEALFSLQLEQVHQEPLRFAHYRSYLGNFLAPPPPPRKPSFLDRVLYRLFGYQNERDVELKRLGEKITEMQMATSFQSAKDKLVGQTHLVLFQKQ
- a CDS encoding glycosyltransferase family 2 protein; this encodes MIVYVLIPVFNRLEHTRRVLASLRAQGIAAKLRIIVVNDGSTDGTAEYLQSQRDVTEIRGDGNLWWGGAMEEGLKHVLPACQPADYILFLNNDTWFDDNFVETLVQVSKENGGAAVGSVIHEEGLDPPLVSIGAKVNINRLAVWDLLSELSETEKRSPDSQYRVDALSGRGTLYPALLFRRHGRMRPHLLPHYMADYEIAMRFARAGVPLVVSSRAIVYSPPVYGNDASSLSWRKRLFGRRSAHNVVQRLIFYSLVGSPVQRMTAPIRMAHFSCSRAFSTWRSLAKRKEGTI